In a single window of the Anguilla rostrata isolate EN2019 chromosome 4, ASM1855537v3, whole genome shotgun sequence genome:
- the uhmk1 gene encoding serine/threonine-protein kinase Kist, translated as MAASANVDQSMKPVLFEIFGEIWNVQARLGQGVSASVYRVSSGRASTAAVKEFQVDSQGGDYGYHKERSVLEDIQGHKNIVTLYGVFTNHNCQGVSTRCLLLELLDISVSELLVRASSQGHSMWVIQHCARDVLEALSFLHREGYVHADLKPRNILWSADDECFKLIDFGLSYKEGNQDVKYIQTDGYRAPEADVQNSLAQAGLEGDAGCTSAIDLWSLGIILLEMFSGIKLKDTVRSQEWKDNNSTIIDHIFASKIVVCPAIPVYHLRDLIKSMLHNDPKHRSTAEKALSSPFFSIPFAPHIEDLVMLPTPVLRLLNIIDDSHLYNEEEYEDIVEDMKEECQKYGAVISLLIPKENPGKGQVFVEYANAGDSKEAQRLLTGRTFDGKFVVATFYPLSAYKRGYLYQTVQ; from the exons ATGGCAGCCTCGGCGAATGTAGACCAGTCAATGAAACCTGTGCTATTTGAAATATTCGGAGAGATATGGAATGTGCAGGCACGGCTTGGTCAAGGTGTCTCGGCCTCCGTTTATCGTGTCAGTTCTGGACGGGCTAGTACAGCCGCGGTGAAGGAATTTCAGGTGGACTCGCAGGGTGGAGATTACGGGTATCACAAAGAGAGATCCGTTCTTGAAGACATTCAAGGGCACAAGAATATCG TTACGTTATATGGAGTCTTTACCAATCACAACTGTCAAGGCGTGTCAACCCGCTGCCttctgctggagctgctggacaTTAGCGTGTCGGAGCTGCTGGTGAGGGCTAGTAGCCAGGGCCACTCGATGTGGGTCATCCAGCACTGTGCACGGGACGTCCTGGAGGCCCTGTCCTTCCTGCACCGAGAGGGCTACGTTCACGCCGACCTCAAACCCCGAAACATCTTGTGGAGTGCTGATGATGAGTGCTTCAAACTCATCGACTTCGGCCTCAGCTACAAAGAGGGAAATCAG GATGTGAAGTACATACAGACGGATGGCTACCGGGCCCCAGAGGCGGACGTGCAGAACTCGCTGGCCCAGGCCGGGCTGGAAGGAGATGCCGGCTGCACGTCCGCCATCGACCTGTGGAGTCTCGGAATCATTTTATTGGAGATGTTCTCAGGAATCAAGCTGAAAGACACTGTCCGATCTCAGGAATGGAAG gaTAATAATTCTACAATAATAGACCACATCTTCGCCAGTAAAATTGTGGTTTGTCCTGCCATCCCAGTCTATCACCTTAGAGACCTTATTAAAAG CATGCTtcacaatgaccccaaacacagaagcacagcagAGAAGGCCCTATCTAGCCCCTTCTTCAGTATTCCTTTTG CTCCTCATATTGAAGATTTGGTCATGCTTCCCACACCTGTCCTCAGACTACTTAATATCATTGACGACAGCCACCTCTACAATGAAGAGGAGTATGAAG ACATTGTGGAGGACATGAAGGAGGAATGTCAGAAATATGGGGCCGTTATTTCTCTTTTGATCCCAAAGGAAAATCCAGGCAAAGGCCAG GTTTTTGTTGAGTATGCAAATGCTGGTGACTCCAAAGAAGCCCAGAGATTGCTGACGGGACGAACATTCGATGGGAAGTTTGTTGTGGCCACTTTTTACCCATTGAGTGCCTACAAGAGGGGGTACTTGTACCAAACAGTACAATAA